The Panicum virgatum strain AP13 chromosome 5K, P.virgatum_v5, whole genome shotgun sequence genome has a window encoding:
- the LOC120705936 gene encoding uncharacterized protein LOC120705936 → MPQSHPPQRSFSLFPSPNQFRRCSVPNPLIASFVPKSYSLLHYLLLRAMESKEACPGRRREGVVLGGKQLHRSGRKDWGGWRARCSYGSSSDGDDASAANGEEFVDSNVIEAVELRSVSDSFEIKMHDGKNLR, encoded by the exons ATGCCCCAATCCCATCCTCCCCAACGCAGCTTCTCTCTCTTCCCCAGCCCAAATCAATTCCGTCGCTGCTCCGTCCCCAATCCTCTCATTGCTAGCTTTGTCCCCAAATCCTATAGTCTGCTCCATTATCTACTGCTGAGAGCCATGGAGAGCAAGGAGGCGTGTcctgggaggaggagggaaggagTTGTGTTGGGAGGCAAGCAGTTGCATCGATCTGGGAGGAAGGACTGGGGCGGCTGGCGAGCTCGCTGCAGCTACGGCTCGTCCTCCGACGGCGACGACGCCTCGGCCGCCAACGGAGAGGAGTTCGTCGACTCCAACGTCATCGAGGCTG TTGAGCTCAGGAGCGTATCAGATAGTTTTGAGATAAAAATGCATGACGGCAAAAACTTGAGATGA